Proteins from one Flammeovirgaceae bacterium genomic window:
- the aepX gene encoding phosphoenolpyruvate mutase, producing MKKTSQLKSLIASPGLAYLMEAHNGLSAKIVEEAGFAGIWGSGLSISASLGVRDNNEASWTQVLDVLEFMGDAVTIPILLDGDTGYGNFNNMRRLVRKLEQRDIAGVCIEDKLFPKTNSFIGGENQPLADMDEFCGKIKAAKDTQSDDDFMVVARLEAFIAGWGLDEALRRAEAYHNAGADAILCHSKKTDSTDIDAFMKEWANRGPVIIVPTKYYSVPTAHFQNLGVSTIIWANHNIRSAVKAMQDTTRRIFEDKSLINVESKISSVGELFRLQGADELKEAEKKYLPTSGKKVNNIILAASQGSLGELTRDVPKTLLEVNGKSLLATQIDEFNRVGIKDITVVRGFAKGKINLNNIRTIDNDHYAETKELYSLYLAKDEIRDNTVVSYGDIIFKRYVLNELLNDNNNITIVVDADCDKEGKDKDFVFATEKYNRENYLGLAGFREMASEMAPENIFGEFIGLWKVNKKGAETVKATLEKLAGRPNFKKMTCTDLFNEVAKEETIAVRYISGAWLDVDTLVDFQKAGKLHL from the coding sequence ATGAAGAAGACCTCCCAACTAAAATCCCTGATCGCCTCCCCGGGGCTTGCCTACCTTATGGAAGCCCACAACGGACTGTCCGCAAAAATTGTGGAAGAGGCCGGCTTTGCCGGGATATGGGGCAGCGGCCTCTCCATTTCCGCCTCCCTGGGCGTCCGCGACAACAACGAAGCCTCATGGACACAGGTACTTGATGTGCTGGAGTTTATGGGCGATGCCGTTACCATACCCATCCTGCTGGATGGCGACACCGGGTATGGCAATTTCAATAACATGCGCAGGCTGGTGCGCAAGCTGGAACAAAGGGATATCGCAGGGGTGTGCATTGAAGACAAGCTTTTCCCTAAAACGAATTCCTTTATCGGGGGGGAGAACCAGCCCCTGGCCGATATGGACGAATTCTGTGGGAAAATAAAGGCCGCCAAAGACACCCAATCGGACGATGACTTTATGGTGGTGGCCCGGCTGGAGGCATTCATCGCGGGGTGGGGACTGGACGAGGCGCTGAGAAGGGCGGAAGCCTACCACAATGCCGGTGCCGATGCCATTTTGTGCCACAGCAAAAAAACCGACTCCACCGACATTGATGCCTTCATGAAAGAATGGGCAAACCGTGGCCCGGTCATTATTGTGCCCACCAAATATTATTCCGTGCCCACCGCCCATTTTCAAAACCTCGGGGTGAGCACCATCATCTGGGCAAACCATAACATCCGCAGTGCCGTCAAAGCCATGCAGGACACCACCAGGCGCATCTTCGAAGATAAATCGTTGATCAATGTGGAAAGTAAAATATCCAGTGTTGGCGAATTGTTCAGGCTGCAGGGTGCCGATGAATTGAAGGAAGCGGAAAAAAAGTATTTGCCCACCTCAGGCAAAAAGGTAAACAATATTATCCTGGCGGCCAGCCAGGGCTCCCTGGGCGAATTGACCAGGGACGTGCCCAAAACCTTATTGGAAGTGAATGGAAAATCCTTGTTGGCCACTCAGATTGATGAGTTCAATAGGGTGGGCATCAAGGACATTACTGTGGTACGGGGTTTTGCCAAAGGAAAAATAAACCTCAATAATATCCGTACCATTGACAACGACCACTATGCCGAAACCAAGGAGTTGTATTCCCTTTACCTTGCCAAGGATGAAATCAGGGACAATACGGTGGTGAGCTACGGTGATATTATTTTCAAAAGGTATGTGCTGAACGAGCTCCTGAACGATAACAACAATATCACCATCGTGGTGGACGCGGATTGCGATAAAGAAGGAAAGGACAAGGATTTTGTGTTTGCCACCGAAAAGTATAACCGTGAAAATTACCTGGGGCTGGCGGGATTCAGGGAAATGGCCTCCGAAATGGCCCCCGAAAATATTTTTGGGGAGTTTATCGGGTTGTGGAAAGTGAACAAAAAAGGCGCTGAAACCGTAAAGGCCACCTTGGAAAAGCTGGCTGGCCGGCCAAACTTCAAAAAGATGACCTGCACGGATTTGTTCAACGAAGTGGCAAAGGAAGAAACGATTGCCGTAAGGTATATCAGCGGGGCTTGGCTCGATGTGGACACCCTGGTCGATTTTCAAAAGGCAGGAAAACTACATTTGTGA
- a CDS encoding YdcF family protein — protein sequence MFFFFSKTLNYLMMPLVVITIFFVLSAFLKNKLKKWCFFSGLVLLLLFSNDFVANELMTAWEIPATPFEAIHKKYEWAVLLSGVARGDMEPKDRVYFGRGADRVFHTVQLYKLGIVKKILVSGGSGRLLDIGERESVDLANAMAMMGVRPEDIFIEGDSRNTHESAVKTKKMLFDIGTSPDKCILVTSGYHMRRALGCFNKAGWPMDSFSADFLSHPRSFTFDILFIPKIEALTTWHHLIKETVGYISYAAVGYI from the coding sequence ATGTTTTTCTTTTTTTCCAAAACGCTGAACTATCTGATGATGCCGCTGGTGGTCATCACTATTTTCTTTGTTTTGTCCGCATTCCTCAAAAACAAGCTGAAAAAATGGTGTTTCTTTTCCGGCCTTGTGCTCCTGTTGCTCTTCTCCAACGATTTTGTTGCCAATGAGCTGATGACGGCATGGGAAATACCCGCCACCCCCTTCGAGGCCATCCACAAAAAATACGAATGGGCCGTCCTGTTGAGTGGTGTGGCCAGAGGCGATATGGAGCCCAAAGACCGCGTGTACTTTGGCCGTGGTGCCGACAGGGTGTTCCATACCGTGCAGTTGTACAAACTTGGCATTGTAAAAAAAATTTTGGTTTCGGGGGGGAGCGGCCGCCTGCTGGACATTGGGGAGCGGGAATCGGTGGACCTGGCCAATGCCATGGCCATGATGGGGGTGCGCCCTGAGGACATTTTTATCGAAGGTGACTCCAGGAACACACATGAGTCGGCAGTGAAAACAAAAAAGATGTTATTCGATATAGGCACCTCGCCCGATAAATGCATCCTGGTCACCTCGGGCTACCACATGCGGAGGGCGTTGGGGTGTTTCAACAAGGCCGGCTGGCCCATGGATTCCTTCAGTGCGGATTTCCTTTCGCACCCGCGGTCCTTTACCTTTGACATATTGTTCATCCCGAAAATCGAAGCACTTACCACCTGGCACCACCTCATCAAGGAAACCGTAGGGTACATCTCCTATGCTGCCGTAGGGTACATTTAA
- a CDS encoding phosphocholine cytidylyltransferase family protein, whose product MAEPVRTAVVLAAGLGSRLGPLKGDKPKAFVEIGGVSLIERSIRLLLENGIGKIIIGTGYVSGQFDGLAGIYPQVVTVKNPIYDKTGSLYTLYVLREHLNGPFLLLEGDLLYEPAALRHLLDDEGENIILASDATHSGDEVFIQSGKDGLLEMMDKDKSKLAQVSGELVGISKLSTKVLGAMATYAERQYAGNNYHVHYEDALVAIANATALKVKVVKDMAWCEIDDPSHYERAVSVVYPKILQRS is encoded by the coding sequence ATGGCTGAACCGGTCCGCACCGCTGTGGTCCTCGCGGCCGGCCTGGGAAGCCGGCTGGGCCCGTTGAAAGGGGACAAGCCCAAAGCCTTTGTGGAAATAGGAGGGGTTTCCCTTATTGAACGGTCCATCCGGTTGTTGCTTGAAAATGGGATAGGCAAAATCATTATTGGCACCGGGTATGTAAGTGGGCAGTTTGATGGACTGGCCGGGATATACCCACAGGTGGTGACTGTTAAAAACCCTATTTATGATAAAACGGGAAGCCTGTACACCCTGTATGTGCTTCGGGAACATCTTAATGGGCCATTCCTTCTGTTGGAAGGGGACTTGCTCTACGAGCCAGCGGCCCTGCGCCACCTCCTTGACGATGAAGGTGAAAACATAATTTTGGCCAGCGATGCCACCCATTCCGGTGACGAGGTTTTTATTCAATCGGGGAAAGACGGCCTGCTGGAAATGATGGACAAGGACAAAAGCAAGCTGGCACAGGTGAGCGGTGAGTTGGTGGGGATCAGCAAGCTGTCCACCAAGGTGTTGGGTGCAATGGCCACTTACGCGGAACGGCAATATGCCGGAAATAACTACCATGTCCATTACGAAGATGCCCTGGTGGCCATCGCCAATGCAACAGCCCTTAAGGTAAAGGTGGTGAAGGATATGGCCTGGTGCGAAATTGATGACCCTTCACACTACGAAAGGGCGGTATCGGTGGTCTATCCAAAAATATTGCAACGGTCATAG
- a CDS encoding ATP-binding cassette domain-containing protein encodes MSEPVLNAIIRLFALVAKEDLVTKSERDHIQSFLSDHLSLKAVEGKMKLFDQYSHLLSGKMSSEEEEKAITSMCESINKEIAQKQKMVIMVELMSVVMVDGTISAREKYLAKATGAALNIGQHDIELIEKFLMAQAPDKLDHEDILVIDSHEQGYNQCKHIYRPGLDGFVAVLHIKSTDTYFFEYLGNSDVFLNGVPQKAGRINVLATGSAIRWKNITPIYYGDVLAQFNQMHDGARLSFEAKNITYRFKNGKLGLRQVNVFEESGKLVALMGASGAGKSTLLHVLNGTEKPTEGQVLINGIDIHQHPDKIEGVIGFVPQDDLLIEDLTVFQNLYFAAKLCFNHLSEEGIHDLVTRTLEDLGLVETKDLTVGSPLRKTISGGQRKRLNIGLELLREPTVLFCDEPTSGLSSRDSENIIDLLKELSLKGKLVFAVIHQPSSDIFKMFDKLVILDTGGYQIYYGNPIDAVTYFKQSINLINSDQGECVSCGNVNPEQIFNIIETRVINEYGNFTSERRFSPEQWEERFRKDVEIEKVLPSKEVPQSSLNIPGWLKQTKLFSLRDMLSKLGNRQYMVINLLEAPLLAFILAFIVRYYNTDNPFQDYVFAKNLNMPAYFFMSVIVALFMGLTVSAEEIIRDRKILKREAFLHLSRSSYIVSKISILFMISAFQTFLFVLVGNYILEIRGMLLVHWAILFTTSCFANLLGLNISSAFNSAITIYILIPILLIPQLILSGVVVKFDKLNPVIGNTETVPVVGDLMASRWAFEAAMVAQFKDNEFEKQFYGYDKTMAGSDYKKIYYIPALESQLAFVNSHYTSTDEEVKQQLADNLELLRNEIKSELDMVGHENFPEVDRFYPGQYDSSLYPVATRFLSTLNKYYIARYNNANQKKDAIIRERTATEEGEKEFEKLKGRYQNEAIAELVKNTIEQHRIVRSGNELVQKIFPIYKDPDPKNMVDFDAQFYMARKHFFGQNIDTFYFNLGVVWFMTIILVITLYYEVLRKIIDGLGNISNPIPKRM; translated from the coding sequence GTGGATGGCACAATTTCGGCCCGGGAAAAATACCTGGCCAAGGCCACAGGTGCCGCGCTCAACATTGGGCAGCACGACATTGAATTGATAGAAAAGTTTTTGATGGCCCAGGCCCCGGACAAGCTTGACCACGAAGACATCCTGGTGATCGACAGCCATGAACAAGGGTATAACCAGTGCAAACATATTTACCGCCCGGGGCTGGACGGATTTGTGGCGGTACTGCACATCAAAAGCACCGACACGTACTTTTTTGAATACCTGGGAAATTCCGATGTGTTTCTCAACGGGGTGCCGCAAAAGGCGGGCAGGATCAACGTACTGGCCACCGGAAGTGCCATTCGCTGGAAAAACATCACCCCTATCTATTATGGGGACGTGCTTGCCCAATTCAATCAAATGCATGATGGCGCCAGGCTGAGCTTTGAGGCAAAAAACATCACCTATCGTTTTAAGAACGGCAAGCTGGGGCTGCGCCAAGTCAATGTATTCGAAGAGTCGGGAAAACTTGTGGCCCTGATGGGGGCCAGCGGGGCCGGCAAGTCCACCTTGCTGCACGTGCTCAACGGGACCGAAAAGCCAACGGAAGGGCAAGTGTTGATCAATGGCATTGACATACACCAACACCCCGATAAAATAGAGGGCGTCATCGGTTTTGTCCCACAAGATGATTTGTTGATTGAAGACCTCACCGTTTTCCAGAATTTATATTTTGCCGCCAAGCTATGCTTCAACCACTTATCGGAAGAAGGCATCCACGACCTGGTGACGCGCACGCTGGAAGACCTGGGGCTGGTGGAGACGAAAGACCTGACCGTGGGGTCCCCGTTGAGAAAGACCATAAGCGGGGGGCAAAGGAAACGCCTGAACATTGGGTTGGAGCTGCTTCGTGAGCCCACCGTCCTTTTTTGTGACGAGCCCACTTCCGGGCTATCCTCACGGGATTCAGAAAACATCATCGACCTGTTAAAGGAATTGTCGCTCAAGGGAAAGCTCGTGTTTGCGGTGATCCACCAGCCCTCTTCCGACATTTTCAAAATGTTCGACAAGCTGGTCATACTGGATACAGGAGGGTATCAAATTTACTATGGCAATCCGATAGATGCGGTCACGTACTTTAAACAGAGCATCAACCTCATCAACAGCGACCAGGGCGAGTGCGTGTCGTGTGGGAACGTGAACCCCGAACAGATCTTCAACATCATAGAAACGCGCGTAATCAACGAATACGGGAATTTTACCAGCGAGCGAAGGTTCTCCCCCGAACAATGGGAGGAGCGGTTCAGGAAGGACGTGGAAATAGAAAAAGTGCTGCCGTCAAAGGAGGTGCCGCAGAGTTCGCTCAACATACCGGGATGGTTAAAACAAACAAAACTGTTTTCGTTGCGCGATATGCTTTCCAAGCTGGGCAACCGCCAGTATATGGTCATCAACCTGTTGGAGGCACCGCTCCTGGCGTTCATCCTTGCCTTTATCGTGCGCTATTACAATACAGACAATCCCTTTCAGGATTATGTGTTTGCCAAAAACCTCAATATGCCCGCTTATTTTTTTATGAGCGTGATCGTGGCCCTTTTTATGGGCCTTACCGTAAGCGCGGAGGAGATCATCAGGGACCGGAAAATACTAAAAAGGGAGGCGTTCCTGCACCTGAGCCGCAGCAGTTATATCGTCTCCAAGATTTCCATTTTGTTCATGATCTCGGCATTCCAGACTTTCCTGTTTGTGCTGGTAGGCAATTACATTCTGGAGATCAGGGGAATGCTGCTGGTGCACTGGGCCATACTGTTCACGACCTCCTGCTTTGCCAACCTGCTCGGCCTCAACATATCGTCTGCCTTCAACTCGGCCATTACGATCTACATCCTCATACCCATTTTGCTCATCCCACAACTTATTTTGAGCGGGGTGGTGGTGAAGTTCGACAAATTAAACCCTGTAATCGGCAACACCGAGACCGTGCCTGTGGTGGGCGACCTTATGGCCTCGCGGTGGGCCTTTGAAGCCGCCATGGTGGCCCAGTTCAAAGACAATGAATTTGAAAAACAGTTCTACGGATACGACAAAACCATGGCGGGATCGGATTACAAAAAAATATACTATATCCCTGCCCTGGAGTCGCAGTTGGCCTTTGTCAATAGCCATTATACCTCCACCGATGAGGAGGTCAAACAGCAATTGGCCGACAACCTGGAGTTGCTGAGGAACGAGATCAAAAGCGAGCTCGATATGGTTGGGCACGAAAACTTTCCTGAAGTTGACCGGTTTTACCCCGGGCAGTATGACTCCAGCCTCTATCCTGTGGCCACCCGGTTCCTGAGCACGCTAAACAAGTATTACATCGCCCGGTACAACAACGCAAACCAAAAGAAAGACGCCATAATAAGGGAAAGAACCGCCACGGAAGAAGGCGAAAAGGAATTTGAAAAACTTAAAGGACGTTATCAAAACGAGGCCATCGCAGAGCTGGTCAAAAACACAATTGAACAGCACCGTATAGTAAGAAGTGGCAACGAACTGGTGCAAAAGATATTCCCTATATACAAAGACCCCGACCCAAAGAACATGGTTGACTTCGATGCGCAGTTCTATATGGCACGCAAGCATTTCTTTGGCCAAAACATTGACACGTTCTATTTCAACCTGGGGGTGGTCTGGTTTATGACCATTATCCTGGTCATAACGCTATACTACGAAGTGTTGAGAAAAATAATTGATGGATTGGGCAATATTTCAAACCCCATACCCAAGCGTATGTAG
- a CDS encoding LTA synthase family protein, translating to MSGRIKVFVWGFFSWVVYFLAARAFFMVYQWDNTVQLSATDIFLAFANGVRMDMAMAGYFSLLPGLLISLFFFLPGKALWKVWFPYQVVLIVLSTFIVVLDAELYVHWGFRLDATPILYFGKEAASSGDFWKSVFLVLLWLAVSVVCSITTYRLYKPKFEKLAKAAWPSLPVLLAATVFMILPIRGSLGVAPMNTGFVYFQKDNLYANHAAVNVVWNFGYAVQKMNKLRYPDNFFDKDKTNEYFARMFPPFGATRYVLNTKRPNVILIVLESYTFRFIEPLGGLPGITPRINELVHEGILFDNFYASGDRTDKGIVSILNGYPSQPQTSIIKDPKKTKSLPYLNQDFKKAGYRTEFSYGYNIDYSNFRSYLVNAGFDHVTHSLDFPQELNTSKWGVHDHYVFEKVFEEAQACPEPFFKIMMTQSSHEPFDVPMKTVIEGDDVISKFLNSAYYTDKSLGDFIDRSKHTEWWKNTLVVITADHGHPYPDNQGLQNPRRFKIPMIWLGGALARKDTVVSTLGCQADIANTILGQVDMHDPSFTFSHDLFNTAYKNPFAVFVYNNGYGFKTDSTLNVFDTIGKNYISEEGKPTDYEKSLGKAYMQKLYWDFNSR from the coding sequence ATGTCAGGTAGGATAAAGGTTTTTGTCTGGGGATTCTTTTCATGGGTGGTATATTTTTTGGCCGCCCGGGCTTTTTTTATGGTATACCAGTGGGACAACACGGTGCAACTCAGCGCAACGGACATTTTCCTCGCCTTTGCCAACGGGGTGAGGATGGACATGGCCATGGCCGGGTATTTTTCGCTGTTGCCGGGCCTCCTGATTTCCCTTTTCTTCTTTTTGCCCGGCAAGGCATTGTGGAAAGTTTGGTTTCCATACCAGGTCGTTTTGATAGTGCTCTCCACGTTTATTGTGGTGCTGGATGCGGAACTTTACGTGCATTGGGGCTTTCGCCTGGATGCCACGCCTATCCTGTATTTTGGCAAGGAGGCCGCCAGTTCCGGGGATTTTTGGAAATCCGTATTCCTCGTGTTGCTGTGGCTGGCCGTGTCTGTGGTGTGCAGCATCACCACTTATCGCCTATATAAGCCAAAGTTTGAAAAATTGGCAAAGGCTGCCTGGCCATCCCTCCCGGTTTTGCTGGCCGCTACGGTGTTCATGATCCTGCCCATACGGGGAAGCCTGGGCGTGGCACCCATGAACACCGGGTTTGTTTACTTTCAAAAAGACAACCTGTATGCCAACCACGCGGCCGTAAACGTGGTGTGGAATTTTGGGTATGCCGTTCAAAAGATGAACAAGCTCCGCTATCCGGACAATTTTTTCGACAAGGATAAAACGAACGAATATTTTGCCAGGATGTTCCCTCCCTTTGGGGCCACCCGTTATGTGCTCAACACGAAAAGGCCAAATGTAATATTGATCGTATTGGAGAGCTATACCTTCCGGTTCATTGAACCGCTGGGCGGCCTGCCCGGCATTACCCCCCGCATCAATGAATTGGTGCACGAAGGGATATTGTTCGATAATTTTTATGCCAGCGGTGACCGGACCGACAAGGGCATTGTTTCCATCTTGAACGGGTACCCCTCCCAGCCCCAAACTTCGATCATAAAAGACCCCAAAAAAACAAAATCCCTGCCTTACCTGAACCAGGACTTTAAAAAAGCAGGCTACCGAACGGAATTTTCGTATGGGTACAATATTGATTATTCCAATTTCAGGTCCTACCTGGTCAATGCCGGTTTCGACCATGTTACGCATAGCCTGGATTTTCCCCAGGAACTCAACACGAGCAAATGGGGCGTGCACGATCACTACGTATTTGAAAAAGTCTTTGAGGAGGCACAAGCGTGCCCGGAGCCTTTTTTTAAGATAATGATGACGCAAAGCAGCCATGAGCCATTTGACGTGCCCATGAAAACCGTGATAGAAGGTGACGATGTCATCAGCAAATTCCTTAATTCGGCATACTATACGGATAAATCACTGGGCGATTTTATTGACAGATCAAAGCATACGGAATGGTGGAAAAACACCCTGGTCGTTATTACGGCCGACCACGGCCATCCCTATCCTGACAACCAGGGGCTTCAAAACCCCAGGCGTTTTAAAATCCCCATGATCTGGCTGGGCGGGGCGCTGGCCAGGAAGGACACCGTGGTAAGCACCTTGGGCTGCCAGGCCGACATTGCCAATACCATTTTGGGGCAGGTGGACATGCACGACCCTTCTTTTACCTTTAGCCACGACCTATTCAATACTGCTTATAAAAACCCTTTTGCGGTATTTGTGTATAACAACGGCTACGGCTTCAAAACCGATAGCACGCTCAATGTGTTTGACACCATTGGCAAAAATTACATCAGTGAGGAAGGAAAACCTACCGACTATGAAAAGTCGTTGGGAAAAGCGTACATGCAAAAACTTTATTGGGATTTCAACTCCCGCTGA
- the aepY gene encoding phosphonopyruvate decarboxylase, producing the protein MIPTQQFGDELKKLGYVFYSGVPCSFLKYLINYAINDCDYVMAANEGDAVAIASGAYLGGKKPVVLMQNSGLTNAVSPLTSLNFTFQLPVLGFVSLRGEPGLGDEPQHELMGQITEKMLKLMKVKWAYLSGDIEEAKKQLKKADRYVSRKETFFFVVKKNTFGEVKLNEQPLKTIQNKVKAKTATKAELPTRRETLKMLADLSDKETILLATTGKTGRELFEVADKPNHLYMVGSMGCIGSLGLGLALSQPKKKIVAIDGDGSAIMRLGSFATNAYYQPHNLLHILLDNNTHDSTGGQSTVSHNIDFVDHAASVCYPNALRVGTLDELTKAIVKWQMNGGLTFLYLKIAKGSTRDLGRPTIKPHEVKTRLMNFIANG; encoded by the coding sequence ATGATACCTACCCAACAATTCGGGGATGAACTGAAAAAGCTGGGATACGTTTTTTATTCGGGTGTGCCCTGCTCTTTCCTGAAGTACCTGATCAACTATGCCATAAACGACTGCGATTACGTAATGGCCGCAAACGAAGGGGACGCGGTGGCCATCGCCTCCGGGGCCTACCTGGGCGGGAAGAAGCCCGTGGTGCTCATGCAAAATTCCGGTTTGACCAATGCCGTGTCACCGCTCACCTCGCTCAACTTCACCTTTCAATTGCCCGTGCTGGGATTCGTCAGCCTGAGGGGCGAGCCGGGCTTGGGTGACGAGCCCCAGCATGAACTCATGGGGCAAATCACGGAAAAGATGTTGAAGCTGATGAAAGTGAAATGGGCGTACTTGTCCGGGGACATTGAAGAAGCAAAAAAACAGTTGAAGAAGGCAGACCGTTATGTCTCAAGAAAAGAAACCTTCTTTTTTGTAGTGAAAAAAAACACGTTCGGGGAGGTGAAGCTGAATGAACAACCGCTGAAAACCATACAAAACAAGGTGAAGGCCAAAACGGCCACCAAAGCCGAACTTCCCACCCGCAGGGAAACCTTGAAGATGCTGGCCGACCTTTCCGATAAGGAAACCATTTTGCTGGCCACCACCGGAAAGACAGGCAGGGAATTGTTTGAAGTGGCCGACAAGCCCAACCACCTCTACATGGTGGGCTCCATGGGCTGTATCGGTTCGCTGGGATTGGGGTTGGCGCTAAGCCAGCCCAAAAAGAAAATCGTGGCCATTGATGGCGATGGGTCGGCCATTATGCGGTTGGGCTCCTTTGCCACCAACGCCTATTACCAGCCCCACAACCTGCTCCATATATTGCTGGACAACAACACGCACGACTCGACAGGCGGGCAGTCCACCGTTTCGCACAATATCGACTTTGTGGACCATGCCGCTTCCGTATGCTACCCCAACGCGCTTAGGGTGGGCACATTGGATGAATTGACAAAAGCCATCGTAAAGTGGCAAATGAACGGAGGGCTTACCTTTTTGTATTTGAAAATTGCAAAAGGGTCGACCAGGGACCTGGGCAGGCCCACCATAAAGCCCCATGAAGTAAAAACCAGGTTGATGAACTTTATTGCAAATGGCTGA
- a CDS encoding CDP-alcohol phosphatidyltransferase family protein, translating to MRVYSYRCHDFSLLTPGFKKWLVAPLLPYIPWVVPANIITIVSNLFVYAGLFVALHYNTPVGRALIAVCLLLYLVGDHLDGMQAKRTQTGSALGEFCDHYLDAFNNGTILFTAFVVFRIESPLLVASVLTASYLAHLAVFYEQFKTGWLTFEKLGSLEAVLLISILVGASAFAPVHLLLTTSIVVGHGTIDILFLVSGLGALATFVATIKRTPQRGNEVWLFVLGLAITAFVAAGTFNILRIFLLITLYASLYVGLVMRGHLVDGVERGPDLAIPGALLLFSWISPASPHHAFWVLALYLMVRIIVLVFQTFNALKAYWVWSNPRT from the coding sequence ATGAGGGTATATTCCTATCGGTGCCATGATTTTTCCCTGCTGACCCCCGGGTTTAAAAAATGGCTGGTGGCCCCGCTCCTGCCCTACATCCCCTGGGTGGTTCCTGCCAATATCATTACCATTGTTTCCAACCTTTTTGTGTACGCTGGCTTGTTCGTGGCCCTGCATTACAATACCCCTGTTGGCCGTGCCCTTATTGCCGTATGCCTTTTACTCTACCTGGTGGGCGACCACCTGGACGGGATGCAGGCAAAGAGGACCCAAACCGGATCGGCCCTGGGCGAGTTTTGTGACCACTACCTTGACGCGTTCAACAATGGGACCATCCTCTTCACGGCATTCGTTGTGTTCCGTATTGAAAGCCCCCTCCTGGTGGCCTCCGTGCTCACTGCCTCTTACCTGGCCCACCTGGCCGTCTTCTACGAACAATTCAAAACCGGTTGGCTGACATTCGAAAAGCTGGGTTCCCTGGAGGCGGTCTTGCTTATTTCAATTTTGGTAGGCGCTTCGGCCTTTGCGCCCGTGCACCTATTGCTTACCACCTCCATTGTTGTCGGGCACGGGACCATCGATATCCTGTTTTTGGTTTCGGGCCTGGGCGCCCTTGCCACATTTGTTGCCACCATAAAAAGAACGCCCCAACGGGGGAACGAGGTGTGGCTGTTTGTACTTGGCTTGGCCATCACGGCATTTGTGGCCGCGGGCACGTTCAACATCCTAAGGATATTCCTACTCATAACACTGTACGCCAGCCTCTATGTGGGCCTGGTCATGCGGGGGCATTTGGTGGATGGCGTGGAACGTGGGCCGGACCTGGCCATTCCAGGCGCCCTCCTGCTTTTTTCATGGATATCGCCCGCCAGTCCCCACCATGCTTTTTGGGTGCTGGCCCTGTACCTCATGGTACGGATAATTGTCCTTGTGTTCCAAACGTTT
- a CDS encoding DUF2062 domain-containing protein, with translation MKPFWNKLWNKLVGFLKQGITPEKLALTCALGVVVGILPVWGITTFLCFGVAAIFRVNIVILQLVHYFVYPLQLLLIVPFIKAGTFLFGMNPLPYPISELATRFSGNFWGELKHVGLAIALGVGVWAVVSIPLGLGVYFISHRLFVKWRKAHQRELKSQ, from the coding sequence TTGAAACCATTTTGGAACAAATTATGGAACAAACTGGTGGGGTTCCTGAAACAGGGCATAACACCGGAAAAGCTTGCCCTCACCTGTGCGTTGGGCGTGGTGGTGGGCATACTTCCCGTGTGGGGCATTACCACCTTCCTATGTTTCGGGGTGGCCGCCATTTTCAGGGTAAACATCGTCATCCTGCAATTGGTGCATTACTTTGTTTACCCGCTACAGCTTTTGCTTATCGTCCCCTTCATCAAGGCCGGCACATTCCTGTTTGGCATGAACCCATTGCCCTACCCCATCAGCGAGTTGGCCACCCGTTTTTCGGGGAATTTTTGGGGCGAACTTAAACATGTGGGACTGGCCATCGCCTTGGGGGTTGGTGTTTGGGCGGTTGTCTCCATTCCCCTGGGCCTTGGCGTATACTTTATTTCACACCGGTTATTTGTGAAATGGAGAAAGGCCCATCAGCGGGAGTTGAAATCCCAATAA